In Bacteroidota bacterium, one genomic interval encodes:
- a CDS encoding DUF4348 domain-containing protein codes for MKRLIKTTFYIWIILLTACGTKSAETKTSDSLSGESFNEFFDKFKSDSLFQIERVKFPWTIPSEDGESIVINKTEWQHADFAYSDNFATREIDAYTQKITTYGDTVKIELRGVDNGINIDFVFAKIDKKWFLYSEKDLSN; via the coding sequence ATGAAAAGACTTATTAAGACAACCTTTTATATTTGGATAATACTTTTGACAGCTTGCGGTACTAAGTCAGCTGAAACAAAGACGTCAGACTCTTTATCTGGAGAGAGTTTTAATGAATTCTTTGATAAGTTTAAAAGTGACTCTCTTTTTCAAATTGAGCGAGTAAAATTTCCTTGGACAATTCCTTCCGAAGACGGTGAAAGTATAGTTATCAACAAGACTGAATGGCAACATGCTGACTTCGCTTACAGCGACAATTTTGCAACAAGAGAAATTGACGCTTATACTCAAAAAATTACAACCTATGGTGACACGGTCAAAATCGAGTTACGTGGGGTTGACAATGGAATTAATATCGATTTTGTGTTTGCCAAAATTGACAAAAAGTGGTTCTTGTACTCCGAGAAAGACTTATCTAATTGA
- a CDS encoding helix-turn-helix transcriptional regulator has translation MSLPILLFYGFAFLGIVHSVIFSFLAIKNKNTADLIITFFLLAQSIIILEYVFFWTGLQEQYHQLCNISLTIQLLFGPLLLIYVDYVFSENKKKSKYIFHFIPAIAIFIFMLPYYLSTANLKIYHYKMIKYFVLDLQYVTYLIMAHMTAYFIVILLKIKKEKRIGHINNWLLIIVGLFGFYTACYISYFIMVRQSWFTLTTDYFVSTGMCVSIVSIIYMAYGKKKILDGFPVTESLNLENIYFSYKENIAESNPDKKKDHTLVYDYTANIKIGQPEENVFIVPKTEELTEPESFNDLGSVKYKNSGLTADIGNELAEALKQLMLNEKLYRESELKLETLAIKLGVAKHYVSQVINQYYKVNFFEYINMLRIEDAKQLLLDSDKKSMNIIEVAYTVGYNTKNTFNTAFRRIVGVTPTAYRNQNKIRLN, from the coding sequence ATGAGTTTACCCATCTTACTTTTTTATGGTTTTGCATTCCTCGGGATTGTACACTCTGTTATCTTTTCGTTTTTAGCAATAAAAAATAAAAATACTGCCGACTTAATCATCACCTTTTTTCTACTAGCTCAATCAATTATCATTCTCGAATACGTTTTCTTCTGGACGGGATTGCAAGAACAATATCATCAGTTATGCAACATAAGTTTAACCATTCAGCTTTTATTTGGCCCTTTATTATTGATTTATGTTGATTATGTTTTTTCGGAAAACAAAAAGAAATCGAAATATATTTTCCACTTCATTCCGGCTATCGCTATTTTTATTTTCATGCTGCCTTATTATTTAAGCACTGCCAATCTTAAAATATATCACTATAAGATGATAAAATATTTTGTGCTCGATTTGCAGTATGTAACCTATCTTATCATGGCTCACATGACGGCTTATTTTATAGTGATACTTTTAAAAATCAAAAAAGAAAAACGCATAGGTCATATTAACAACTGGCTTTTAATAATTGTGGGGCTATTTGGTTTTTACACTGCTTGTTACATTTCATACTTCATCATGGTGCGCCAATCGTGGTTTACATTGACAACAGATTATTTCGTTTCCACCGGAATGTGTGTAAGCATTGTTTCAATAATTTATATGGCCTACGGCAAGAAAAAAATTCTTGATGGCTTTCCTGTTACAGAATCATTAAATCTTGAAAACATTTATTTCTCTTACAAAGAAAATATTGCAGAAAGCAATCCTGACAAAAAAAAAGATCATACTTTAGTTTATGATTATACGGCAAATATTAAAATAGGCCAGCCTGAAGAAAATGTTTTCATTGTTCCCAAAACGGAAGAATTAACTGAACCGGAATCTTTTAATGATTTGGGTTCTGTAAAATACAAAAATTCAGGACTCACTGCTGATATAGGTAATGAATTAGCGGAAGCCCTTAAGCAATTGATGTTGAATGAGAAACTTTACCGGGAGAGTGAATTGAAATTAGAAACGCTTGCTATAAAACTAGGAGTTGCCAAACATTATGTTTCACAAGTAATCAATCAGTATTACAAAGTAAACTTTTTTGAATACATCAATATGTTACGCATTGAAGATGCTAAACAATTGCTGCTCGATTCAGATAAAAAATCAATGAACATTATTGAAGTGGCCTACACCGTTGGCTACAATACAAAGAATACATTTAATACCGCCTTTCGCAGAATTGTGGGAGTAACTCCAACAGCTTACCGCAATCAAAACAAAATCAGATTGAATTGA
- a CDS encoding VCBS repeat-containing protein, whose translation MKIKYVFFLFAIIQFLNCMLANAQGGFTKVINGTNPVTTFTSNGIYKGAAWIDFDNDGDIDLFAYPNKLFRNDGNGSFTALADLPYTPLEPQGGSSWADLDNDGDIDCIISEKPSGAFLNDGAGTFTNISAQIANLNAFPSWGCAIGNWNNDAFLDFIYAHAAAFHTAGPFPCKLYLNTNNSVTPQNIIGYAITDITDTYTVPYWSDYDLDGDMDLFIASGPGGTPGFDYCYKNMKVETGLDTLQLMTTELFATQQQDGQCYNFIDADNDGDLDLCLTNYAGAQTRLYENTGGAYLSHIAPFTTTTQNLTNCWGDYDNDGDLDVVITADASTSKLYLNNGSLAFSPAISIGSISSCGVTNGDYDNDGDLDLFFHGQNAGRALFENTSGNSNNWANIKCNGFASNKSAIGTIVKLKAVINGNPVWQLREINAQNSFQSQNDLRVHFGLGNATLIDSVIFIFSSGQTDVITNVSPNQFYCHDEGSNNLCLVTGVNEIRQDNIFAIFPNPTENSISIQSKNESQIIDGWSIIDETGRIILSSEQKSIGAIKIDVQRIGAGKYWINLMSEHKISSVAFLKP comes from the coding sequence ATGAAAATTAAATATGTCTTCTTCTTGTTTGCAATAATCCAATTTTTAAATTGTATGCTTGCAAATGCACAAGGCGGGTTTACAAAAGTTATAAATGGAACAAACCCTGTTACAACTTTTACGTCAAACGGAATTTACAAAGGTGCGGCCTGGATTGATTTTGATAACGATGGTGATATCGATTTGTTTGCTTATCCTAATAAACTTTTCCGTAACGATGGCAACGGTAGTTTCACGGCACTTGCTGATTTGCCTTACACACCGTTAGAGCCACAAGGTGGCAGCAGCTGGGCCGATCTGGATAATGACGGTGATATAGATTGTATCATATCAGAAAAACCCTCTGGTGCTTTTTTGAATGATGGAGCAGGAACATTTACAAACATCTCTGCACAGATTGCAAACCTTAATGCTTTTCCTTCGTGGGGTTGCGCTATTGGAAATTGGAACAACGATGCCTTCCTCGATTTTATTTACGCTCACGCTGCGGCTTTTCACACGGCAGGTCCGTTTCCTTGCAAACTTTATTTAAACACAAATAATTCTGTAACTCCACAAAACATTATTGGTTATGCAATTACTGACATTACCGATACATATACCGTTCCTTATTGGAGCGATTATGATTTAGATGGCGACATGGATTTGTTTATTGCAAGCGGACCCGGAGGCACACCTGGCTTCGATTACTGTTATAAAAACATGAAAGTGGAAACCGGTTTGGATACACTTCAATTAATGACTACAGAATTATTTGCAACTCAGCAGCAGGACGGGCAGTGTTATAATTTTATTGATGCTGATAACGATGGCGATTTGGATTTATGTCTTACAAATTATGCAGGTGCGCAAACCAGATTGTATGAAAACACCGGGGGTGCATATCTTTCGCATATAGCTCCTTTTACAACCACTACACAAAATCTGACCAACTGCTGGGGCGATTATGATAACGATGGCGACCTTGATGTTGTAATTACTGCCGATGCATCCACATCAAAATTGTATTTAAACAATGGTAGTCTGGCTTTTTCTCCGGCAATAAGTATAGGGAGCATTAGTAGTTGCGGAGTAACCAACGGTGATTATGATAATGATGGCGATCTCGATTTATTTTTTCATGGACAAAATGCAGGACGCGCTTTGTTTGAAAATACTTCCGGCAATTCAAACAATTGGGCAAATATTAAATGCAACGGTTTTGCTTCCAATAAATCTGCAATAGGAACCATTGTAAAATTAAAAGCGGTCATCAATGGAAATCCGGTTTGGCAATTAAGAGAAATAAATGCTCAAAATAGTTTTCAAAGTCAGAATGATTTGCGTGTGCATTTCGGTCTTGGAAATGCAACGCTAATTGATTCTGTTATTTTTATATTCTCAAGCGGACAAACTGATGTGATTACAAATGTTTCGCCTAACCAATTTTATTGTCATGATGAGGGCAGCAACAACTTGTGCCTGGTAACAGGTGTGAACGAAATTCGTCAAGACAATATTTTTGCCATATTTCCAAACCCAACAGAAAATTCGATTAGCATTCAATCTAAAAATGAATCTCAAATAATTGACGGTTGGAGCATAATTGATGAAACAGGAAGAATAATTCTTTCATCAGAACAAAAATCTATTGGAGCAATAAAAATAGATGTTCAAAGAATTGGTGCCGGAAAATATTGGATAAACTTAATGAGTGAACATAAAATTTCGAGTGTAGCTTTTTTAAAGCCATAA
- a CDS encoding T9SS type A sorting domain-containing protein: MKRNNKLWIACLMNLFSLNTFCQWTPQISNTAETLLGVSFTSNQNGFAVGTNGVIKHTANAGLNWTSQTSGTTQFLRDVFFVDSLHGTIVGETGLILHTVNGGLNWTNQTSITTEHLVHVHFNDSLNGMASGQNGLIITTTDGGANWVLQNSNVTVELAGIIMIDNSIAFAVGFNGTILKTIDSGSNWAPQISGTTNELRSVSFVNADTGYVVGYGGLILKTMDGGNNWLIQTSGTTNDLFAVHFTTSEIGNAVGTGKIIRTIDGGNNWINQPVTFTGDLYDVCFADNVCGWSVGQTGKIFFTNNGGGLTGIIDPHFVKNIFTLNPNPARSIINLSCNQEVKNHISILIYDNLGNEAQLNSINNSYTSTDNISIDISDLTNGVYFCKIKSNKNLQTIKLIKN, translated from the coding sequence ATGAAAAGAAATAATAAATTGTGGATTGCTTGTTTAATGAATTTATTTTCATTGAATACCTTTTGCCAATGGACTCCTCAAATCAGCAACACAGCAGAAACTTTGCTTGGTGTTTCTTTTACAAGCAATCAAAATGGTTTTGCGGTTGGAACAAACGGAGTTATTAAGCATACCGCAAACGCAGGATTAAACTGGACATCACAAACTAGCGGCACCACTCAATTTTTACGCGATGTGTTTTTTGTTGATTCATTGCATGGTACTATTGTTGGTGAAACCGGATTGATATTGCACACTGTAAATGGTGGACTTAACTGGACAAATCAAACAAGCATTACAACCGAACATTTGGTTCATGTTCATTTTAATGATTCGCTTAATGGAATGGCATCAGGACAAAATGGATTAATCATCACCACAACTGATGGTGGTGCTAACTGGGTTTTACAAAACAGTAATGTTACTGTTGAGTTAGCGGGCATTATAATGATAGATAATTCTATTGCTTTTGCTGTAGGTTTTAACGGAACTATTTTAAAAACTATTGATAGTGGAAGTAACTGGGCACCACAAATAAGCGGCACAACAAATGAATTGCGGAGTGTATCATTTGTAAATGCCGACACAGGATATGTTGTTGGTTACGGTGGCTTGATTTTAAAAACAATGGATGGCGGCAACAACTGGCTGATACAAACAAGCGGTACAACAAACGATTTATTTGCTGTACATTTTACAACTTCAGAAATTGGCAATGCTGTTGGCACAGGAAAAATTATCAGAACAATTGATGGAGGAAATAACTGGATAAATCAACCCGTTACTTTCACAGGCGATTTGTATGATGTTTGTTTTGCAGATAATGTATGCGGCTGGTCAGTTGGGCAAACGGGTAAAATTTTTTTTACCAATAATGGAGGCGGGCTAACAGGAATTATTGACCCTCATTTTGTCAAAAATATATTTACTTTAAATCCCAATCCAGCACGTTCGATAATAAACTTATCATGCAACCAGGAAGTGAAAAATCACATCTCCATTCTGATATATGATAATCTTGGAAATGAAGCACAACTAAATTCTATAAATAATTCTTATACAAGTACAGACAACATTTCTATTGATATTTCAGATTTAACAAATGGAGTTTATTTCTGTAAAATTAAATCGAATAAAAATTTACAAACTATTAAATTGATTAAAAATTAA
- a CDS encoding T9SS type A sorting domain-containing protein, whose translation MAKYDLNGNIQWMKHGGGTGLGAGFNDIDIDDQGRIVVVGTVDGTNIFDTLSLTYDGGILLRYLPDGTLTDLIQLNDVSAIHQEAREVEVASGSGNIYVGGAFFDNISLNGFTANASVFNVFELKLDTNLTCQWLSNGGGTNGTWINGLAIDASENSYITGHASGDTVQFGLQYFNGYTMFDHEVITLKVNAVGTPLWLRHGGSLVNDEAWDIIADANGNTVITGFLGGNVLFANFDNIQVPIFTQSAHCFIARYDSNGLIAYARVMGGGSDDAGLGLALANDSTFYLTGTAQSSAPWDTLLYVPCCLNPNLIVAKFSDTFNNINTGIYDSPTTEFSVFPNPFSATVTLEFNLSATKNISISINDVTDREVKTISTTNLQPGKNKISIDLDKLNRGIYFCKINSNENFKTAKLIKGN comes from the coding sequence TTGGCAAAGTATGATTTGAATGGAAACATTCAGTGGATGAAACACGGTGGCGGCACAGGTTTGGGTGCTGGCTTCAATGATATTGACATAGATGACCAAGGACGCATTGTTGTTGTGGGAACTGTAGATGGAACTAACATTTTCGATACGCTATCCTTAACTTATGATGGCGGAATTTTGCTTCGTTACCTTCCTGATGGAACACTCACAGACCTCATTCAGCTAAATGATGTTAGTGCCATCCATCAGGAGGCGAGAGAAGTTGAAGTAGCATCCGGCTCCGGAAATATTTATGTAGGCGGAGCATTCTTCGACAACATTTCACTCAATGGTTTTACTGCCAACGCATCGGTATTTAATGTTTTTGAATTGAAGCTTGATACTAACCTCACTTGCCAGTGGCTAAGCAATGGTGGAGGCACTAACGGAACCTGGATTAATGGCTTGGCAATTGATGCCAGCGAGAATAGTTATATTACGGGTCATGCCAGTGGAGATACTGTGCAATTCGGTTTGCAATATTTTAATGGATACACCATGTTCGACCATGAAGTAATTACGTTGAAAGTAAATGCTGTCGGCACTCCTCTGTGGCTTCGTCATGGTGGAAGCCTTGTGAATGATGAAGCCTGGGACATCATCGCAGATGCAAACGGCAATACAGTGATAACAGGTTTTCTTGGAGGCAATGTTTTGTTTGCAAATTTCGATAACATTCAAGTGCCAATCTTCACTCAAAGCGCGCATTGTTTTATTGCACGCTATGACTCCAATGGGCTTATAGCTTACGCTCGTGTTATGGGAGGCGGTTCTGATGATGCCGGTTTAGGACTTGCTTTAGCAAACGACAGCACCTTTTATCTTACAGGCACAGCACAAAGCTCTGCACCATGGGACACCTTACTATATGTGCCATGCTGCCTTAATCCTAATTTGATAGTGGCAAAATTCAGCGATACATTCAACAACATTAACACAGGTATTTACGATAGTCCAACAACGGAATTTTCCGTATTCCCAAATCCATTTTCTGCTACAGTAACTTTAGAATTTAATTTATCAGCAACAAAAAATATTTCTATTTCAATTAATGATGTGACGGACAGAGAAGTAAAAACAATTTCAACAACAAATCTTCAACCTGGTAAAAATAAAATCAGCATTGACTTAGATAAATTAAATAGAGGAATTTATTTCTGCAAAATAAATTCTAATGAAAATTTTAAAACTGCAAAATTGATTAAAGGTAATTGA